In the Malaya genurostris strain Urasoe2022 chromosome 1, Malgen_1.1, whole genome shotgun sequence genome, one interval contains:
- the LOC131426117 gene encoding translation initiation factor eIF-2B subunit epsilon: MNQLEKKEPLQAILIDDNFNDCFVPITDRKPLPLLPLVNVPLLDYALEALNRSGVEEVFLFCSNQVEQVRVYVQWQQQINRCSWSIGMSVTIVSSEGCRCLGDALRDFDAKGLVRGNFILMGVDTVTNSNLAAILEEHKRVTKTDKGAAMTVIFKEGFQQQRTGSEVLIAMDKNTKRLLFHQRLKPQYKERSFSIPLDIFLQNKDVTVQHGLLDPQIAICSSSVLPLFSDNFDFLTRDDFVRGLLINEEILASTIYVSQLPREEYATKVNNWQSYQIVSRDIANRYVYPLVPDMGVCGTEQLISFCRNNIYRNRDLRLARSSVLKSDVVVGEECCINEKTVVEYSVLGKGCKIGKNCRISNSFILEHVEIGDNCELDHCIVGEMAKIESHCKLTNGCILGPNVVLPKTTVISKVSVQSTQPDENWTEGSKQIGVQAYTLPESSENKDDDPLADSEDDVEQANIIYHAMRLSKLERTFSPSIYSSSSEEGESRCMSPIQEDANIFLSEVLESLKRGYSEQSNPDYLILEINSSRYAYNMSLSEVNFYVVKAMLQLLMMQENITAGSMITMLKKLLIYFGPVFKNYIRGKDAMMDGLKALEESAQQEELIRAKIAQLVHFLYEQDFISEEVIFEWHEELEDEGEGSVKRNLTKLIDWLMQSSEEDDNDDDSE, translated from the exons ATGAATCAGTTGGAAAAGAAAGAACCCTTGCAAGCCATATTAATCGATGACAATTTTAACGATTGCTTTGTACCGATCACCGATCGTAAGCCGCTG ccACTACTTCCGCTAGTGAACGTGCCTCTGTTGGATTATGCGTTGGAAGCGCTCAACCGGTCCGGTGTTGAGGAAGTGTTTCTGTTCTGTAGCAATCAGGTAGAACAAGTTCGTGTCTATGTGCAGTGGCAGCAACAGATAAACCGGTGCAGCTGGTCTATTGGTATGTCTGTTACAATCGTTAGTTCAGAAGGATGTCGCTGTTTGGGAGATGCACTGCGCGATTTCGATGCTAAGGGGCTCGTTCGAGGAAATTTTATTCTAATGGGAGTTGACACCGTTACCAATTCTAATCTAGCAGCGATACTTGAGGAACACAAACGAGTAACGAAAACTGACAAAGGTGCAGCAATGACGGTCATTTTCAAAGAAGGATTCCAACAACAGCGAACGGGCAGTGAGGTGTTGATCGCCATGgacaaaaacacaaaacgattgctctttcaccaacgtttgaaacCACAGTACAAAGAGAGAAGCTTCAGCATTCCGTTGGACATTTTTTTACAGAACAAGGATGTTACAGTGCAGCATGGATTGCTTGATCCTCAAATCGCAATATGCAGCAGCTCTGTACTTCCTTTGTTCTCGGACAATTTCGATTTTCTAACTCGTGACGACTTCGTCCGAGGGCTGCTCATCAACGAAGAGATTCTAGCCAGCACTATATATGTGTCCCAATTGCCGCGTGAGGAGTATGCCACCAAGGTCAACAATTGGCAAAGTTACCAGATTGTCAGCCGGGATATCGCTAATCGATACGTCTATCCTCTGGTGCCGGACATGGGCGTTTGTGGAACCGAGCAACTCATTTCATTTTGTCGCAATAATATCTACCGAAACCGAGATCTTCGGTTAGCCAGAAGTAGTGTGCTGAAGAGTGACGTGGTTGTTGGTGAAGAATGTTGCATCAACGAGAAAACAGTTGTGGAATATTCTGTTCTGGGCAAAGGTTGCAAAATTGGCAAGAACTGTCGtatttcgaacagttttatACTGGAACATGTTGAAATTGGAGATAACTGCGAATTAGATCATTGCATTGTGGGAGAAATGGCAAAAATTGAATCGCATTGCAAGTTAACCAACGGTTGTATTTTGGGACCGAATGTTGTTCTGCCAAAAACAACGGTAATTTCCAAAGTCAGTGTCCAATCAACTCAGCCGGATGAAAATTGGACGGAAGGTTCGAAGCAAATCGGAGTGCAGGCATATACTCTACCAGAGTCAAGTGAAAACAAGGACGATGATCCGCTTGCAGATTCCGAAGATGATGTTGAACAGGCCAATATTATTTATCACGCCATGCGTCTTAGCAAGTTGGAACGAACCTTCAGTCCGTCTATTTACAGCAGTTCTTCAGAAGAGGGTGAGTCTCGATGTATGTCGCCAATCCAAGAGGACGCAAACATCTTCCTGTCGGAGGTGCTGGAATCATTGAAGCGTGGCTATTCGGAACAATCAAATCCGGATTATCTGATTCTGGAAATCAATTCATCTCGCTACGCTTACAACATGTCTCTGTCCGAGGTGAATTTTTATGTGGTCAAAGCAATGCTGCAGTTGCTGATGATGCAGGAAAATATTACCGCTGGTTCCATGATTACCATGCTGAAAAAATTGTTGATCTATTTCGGGCCAGTATTCAAGAACTACATCCGCGGAAAAGATGCAATGATGGATGGTCTTAAGGCACTAGAGGAATCGGCCCAACAGGAGGAACTCATAAGAGCAAAAATTGCCCAACTGGTTCACTTTCTATACGAGCAGGATTTTATTTCGGAGGAAGTGATCTTCGAATGGCATGAAGAACTGGAAGATGAAGGTGAGGGATCCGTGAAACGGAATCTCACCAAATTAATAGATTGGCTAATGCAATCCAGTGAAGAGGACGATAATGATGATGACAGTGAATAA